In the genome of Magnolia sinica isolate HGM2019 chromosome 2, MsV1, whole genome shotgun sequence, one region contains:
- the LOC131234391 gene encoding histone H3.3, with translation MARTKQTARKSTGGKAPRKQLATKAARKSAPTTGGVKKPHRYRPGTVALREIRKYQKSTELLIRKLPFQRLVREIAQDFKTDLRFQSHAVLALQEAAEAYLVGLFEDTNLCAIHAKRVTIMPKDIQLARRIRGERA, from the exons ATGGCTCGTACGAAGCAGACCGCTCGCAAGTCGACGGGAGGAAAGGCTCCCAGGAAGCAGCTTGCCACCAAG gCTGCCCGTAAGTCTGCCCCAACTACCGGTGGAGTGAAGAAGCCCCATCGATACCGCCCTGGAACTGTTGCTCTTCG TGAAATCCGCAAGTATCAGAAAAGCACAGAACTGCTGATCAGGAAACTGCCATTCCAGAGGCTTGTCCGAGAAATTGCTCAGGACTTCAAG ACTGACCTGCGGTTCCAGAGCCATGCCGTCCTTGCTCTGCAAGAGGCAGCAGAGGCGTACCTGGTTGGACTGTTTGAGGACACTAATCTCTGCGCCATCCATGCTAAGAGGGTGACCATCATGCCGAAAGACATCCAGCTGGCCAGGAGGATCCGTGGTGAGAGGGCTTGA
- the LOC131234404 gene encoding O-fucosyltransferase 7-like isoform X1, translating to MQKRRLRSVLRLSLLRLLLTCAISTIALAALLAVHIFPSSKVQLPKQTHESGFRKWSSELSWTREFSPPPLSKIPLPSQKLDAAKRSEFQKLWKPPPNRGFLPCVEPSESYLPPTESRGYLLVYTNGGLNQMRAGICDMVAVARIINATLVIPELDKESFWQDSSNFSDVFDEEHFISSLANDVKVIKKLPKEQATSIKAVKHFRSWSGVEYYQDEISDMWDEYEVIRAAKSDSRLANNNLPPDIQKLRCRAFYEALRFAPQIEALGKSLVERMRSYGRYIALHLRYEKDMLAFSGCTYGLSPAEADELTKIRENTAYWKVKDIDSREQRTKGHCPLTPKEVRMFLTALGYPSNTPIYIASGEIYGGESHMADLDSHFPILMSKEKLSSVDELEPFMPYASQMAALDYIVSVESDVFVPSYSGNMARAVEGHRRFLGHRKTISPDRKKLVCLFDKIERGSLKEGKKLSDLVVEIHKRRQGSPRKRKGPVSGTKGMDRFRSEEAFYENPLPDCLCWKEMPARNSSLATK from the exons ATGCAGAAGCGCAGGTTAAGGTCCGTTCTCCGGCTATCCCTCCTCCGCCTGCTGCTAACGTGCGCCATAAGCACAATAGCCCTCGCGGCTCTGCTCGCAGTTCACATCTTCCCTTCCTCTAAAGTGCAGCTCCCCAAG CAAACACACGAAAGCGGTTTCCGTAAATGGAGCAGCGAGCTGAGCTGGACTCGGGAGTTCTCTCCGCCCCCATTGTCCAAAATACCCCTGCCGTCACAGAAG TTGGATGCTGCAAAGAGGTCGGAATTCCAGAAGCTGTGGAAGCCTCCGCCGAATCGTGGTTTCCTGCCCTGTGTAGAGCCCAGCGAATCGTATTTGC CTCCTACAGAATCGCGGGGCTACTTGCTCGTTTACACCAATGGTGGGCTTAACCAGATGCGAGCAGGG ATATGCGACATGGTAGCAGTTGCCCGTATCATAAATGCCACCCTCGTTATTCCGGAACTTGATAAAGAGTCATTTTGGCAAGATTCTAG TAACTTCTCGGATGTCTTTGATGAAGAACATTTTATAAGTTCTTTGGCTAACGATGTTAAAGTCATAAAGAAACTTCCAAAAGAACAGGCAACAAGCATTAAAGCTGTTAAACATTTTAGAAGCTGGTCTGGAGTAGAATACTACCAAGATGAGATATCTGATATGTGGGATGAGTATGAG GTTATTCGAGCTGCTAAATCTGATTCTCGCCTTGCAAATAATAATCTTCCTCCAGACATTCAGAAGCTGCGCTGTCGTGCTTTTTACGAGGCACTTCGTTTTGCCCCTCAGATTGAGGCGTTAGGAAAA TCATTGGTGGAGCGAATGAGATCATATGGTCGTTACATTGCTTTACATCTGCGTTATGAGAAGGACATGCTTGCTTTTAGTGGATGCACATATGGTTTGTCCCCAGCAGAAGCAGATGAGCTAACCAAAATCag GGAAAACACAGCATATTGGAAGGTGAAGGATATTGATTCCAGGGAACAAAGGACCAAGGGGCATTGTCCTCTAACTCCGAAGGAGGTCAGGATGTTCCTTACTGCTCTAGGATATCCATCAAACACCCCCATATATATTGCTTCCGGGGAGATCTATGGTGGTGAATCTCACATGGCTGATCTTGATTCCCACTTTCCAATATTAATGAGCAAG GAAAAATTATCATCAGTGGATGAGCTGGAACCTTTCATGCCTTATGCATCTCAGATGGCTGCACTAGACTACATTGTGTCAGTTGAGAGTGACGTTTTTGTTCCTTCATACTCTGGGAATATGGCAAGGGCTGTTGAGGGTCACCGCCGTTTTCTTGGCCACAGGAAAACAATTTCTCCTGACAG AAAAAAACTGGTTTGCCTGTTTGATAAGATAGAAAGGGGATCACTCAAAGAAGGCAAAAAGCTATCCGATCTGGTTGTGGAAATCCATAAAAGGAG ACAAGGGTCGCCACGGAAGAGAAAAGGCCCTGTTTCTGGAACAAAGGGTATGGACAGGTTCCGATCTGAAGAAGCATTTTATGAGAACCCTTTACCAGATTGTTTGTGTTGGAAGGAAATGCCTGCTAGAAACAGTTCTTTGGCAACGAAATAG
- the LOC131234404 gene encoding O-fucosyltransferase 7-like isoform X2 has protein sequence MGLVGLISKPLKSTPTVESHFQSWIPYLSCQLLPLLICDMVAVARIINATLVIPELDKESFWQDSSNFSDVFDEEHFISSLANDVKVIKKLPKEQATSIKAVKHFRSWSGVEYYQDEISDMWDEYEVIRAAKSDSRLANNNLPPDIQKLRCRAFYEALRFAPQIEALGKSLVERMRSYGRYIALHLRYEKDMLAFSGCTYGLSPAEADELTKIRENTAYWKVKDIDSREQRTKGHCPLTPKEVRMFLTALGYPSNTPIYIASGEIYGGESHMADLDSHFPILMSKEKLSSVDELEPFMPYASQMAALDYIVSVESDVFVPSYSGNMARAVEGHRRFLGHRKTISPDRKKLVCLFDKIERGSLKEGKKLSDLVVEIHKRRQGSPRKRKGPVSGTKGMDRFRSEEAFYENPLPDCLCWKEMPARNSSLATK, from the exons ATGGGCTTAGTGGGTCTGATCTCCAAACCATTGAAGAGCACTCCCACTGTAGAATCTCACTTCCAATCTTGGATTCCTTACCTTTCATGCCAGTTATTGCCATTGCTG ATATGCGACATGGTAGCAGTTGCCCGTATCATAAATGCCACCCTCGTTATTCCGGAACTTGATAAAGAGTCATTTTGGCAAGATTCTAG TAACTTCTCGGATGTCTTTGATGAAGAACATTTTATAAGTTCTTTGGCTAACGATGTTAAAGTCATAAAGAAACTTCCAAAAGAACAGGCAACAAGCATTAAAGCTGTTAAACATTTTAGAAGCTGGTCTGGAGTAGAATACTACCAAGATGAGATATCTGATATGTGGGATGAGTATGAG GTTATTCGAGCTGCTAAATCTGATTCTCGCCTTGCAAATAATAATCTTCCTCCAGACATTCAGAAGCTGCGCTGTCGTGCTTTTTACGAGGCACTTCGTTTTGCCCCTCAGATTGAGGCGTTAGGAAAA TCATTGGTGGAGCGAATGAGATCATATGGTCGTTACATTGCTTTACATCTGCGTTATGAGAAGGACATGCTTGCTTTTAGTGGATGCACATATGGTTTGTCCCCAGCAGAAGCAGATGAGCTAACCAAAATCag GGAAAACACAGCATATTGGAAGGTGAAGGATATTGATTCCAGGGAACAAAGGACCAAGGGGCATTGTCCTCTAACTCCGAAGGAGGTCAGGATGTTCCTTACTGCTCTAGGATATCCATCAAACACCCCCATATATATTGCTTCCGGGGAGATCTATGGTGGTGAATCTCACATGGCTGATCTTGATTCCCACTTTCCAATATTAATGAGCAAG GAAAAATTATCATCAGTGGATGAGCTGGAACCTTTCATGCCTTATGCATCTCAGATGGCTGCACTAGACTACATTGTGTCAGTTGAGAGTGACGTTTTTGTTCCTTCATACTCTGGGAATATGGCAAGGGCTGTTGAGGGTCACCGCCGTTTTCTTGGCCACAGGAAAACAATTTCTCCTGACAG AAAAAAACTGGTTTGCCTGTTTGATAAGATAGAAAGGGGATCACTCAAAGAAGGCAAAAAGCTATCCGATCTGGTTGTGGAAATCCATAAAAGGAG ACAAGGGTCGCCACGGAAGAGAAAAGGCCCTGTTTCTGGAACAAAGGGTATGGACAGGTTCCGATCTGAAGAAGCATTTTATGAGAACCCTTTACCAGATTGTTTGTGTTGGAAGGAAATGCCTGCTAGAAACAGTTCTTTGGCAACGAAATAG